From the genome of Thermoleophilaceae bacterium:
AGCAGCACCGGGAAGGTGAGGAACGTGATCAGCGCGAGCTTCACGTCGAGCACGAGCAGGATCGCGGCGGTGCCGATCAGCGTCAGGCTGGCCGAGAAGAGCGTGGTCACGCCGTCGGTGACGAGCTGGTCCAGCGCCTCCACGTCATTCGTGAGCCGCGAGATCACCACGCCCGCCTTGTTGCGCGAGTAGAAGCCGATCGACAGCTTCTGCAGGTGCGTGAAGATCTGGAGGCGCAGGTCCTGCAGGGCGCGCTGGCCCACCCACTCCACGAGATACGTCTGCATGTAGGTGGCGCCCCAGTTCACGAGCGCGCTCACGAGGAACACGATCACGATCACGTCGAGTGCGCCGAGGTCGTGTGTCTTGATCCCCGAGTCGATGGCCTTGCCCGCGAGGTACGGCGGCGCGAGCCCCGCGACGGTGCCGGCAAGCAGGAAGACGAACATCACCGCCACCCGCAGCCGGTACGGGCGCAGCAGCTCGAGCAGGCCGCGCAGCTTGCGCGCGCGCTGGTCCTCCTGGCGGCGGATCAGGTGCCAGAGCGTGGTGAGTCGTTCCCTCACAGACCCACCTCCTCAGCCTGCTCGAGCGGCTTGCGGTTGAGGAACACCTGGTCCGGCAGACCCTTCTCCGCGATCTCGCGGTAGAGGTCGGAAGTCTCGAGCAGCTCGTCGTGCGTGCCCTGCGCGGCGATGCGGCCGTTCTCGAGCACGACGATCTCGTCGGCGAGCGCGATCGTGGACAGCCGGTGGGCGATGATGAAGGTCGTGCGGCCGCGCGTGAGCTCGTTCAAGGCTCGCGTGATGCGGCTCTCGGTGGTGGCGTCCACGCTCGATGTGGCGTCGTCGAGGATCAGGATCCGCGGGTCCTTGAGCAGCGCCCGCGCGATGGCGATCCGCTGCCGCTGCCCACCGGAGAGCGTGTAGCCGCGCTCGCCGATTCTCGTGTCCCACTCCTCCGGCAGCTCGCTGATGAACTCCTCGGCGCCCGCACGGCGCGCGGCGTCGCGCACCTCCTCATCGGAGGCATCAGGCCGCGCGTAGGCGATGTTGTCGCGAACGCTCGCGGAGAACAGAAACGGATCGTCGGACACGAACGCCACCTCGCGCCGCAGGGAGCCCGGCTCCACGTCGCGAACGTCCGCGCCGTCCACCACCACGGCGCCCTCGCTCACGTCGTACAGCCGCGGGATGAGCATCACGAGCGTGGACTTGCCAGAGCCGGTCGGCCCGACGAGCGCGACCGTGCGGCCGGCCTCCACCGTCAGGTCGATGTCGCTCAGCACCTGCCGGCCGCCCTCGTAGCCGAAGCTCACGTCGCGCAGCTCCACGCGCCCGCGGCCGCTCGGCAGCGGCGGCGCGTCCGGCGGCGCCACCACCCGCGGCTCGCGGTCCAGGATCTCGAACACCCGCGCGCCGGACGCCACCGCGCGCTGAGCCATGCCCAGGGCGATCCCGAGCATCCGCATCGGCCCGGTGAGCATCATCACGTAGCCGTAGAACGCCACGAACTCGCCCACCGTGATCGTCCCGTGAATCGCCTCGCGCCCGCCCACGAACAGCAGCGCCGCGAGCCCAAGGTTGGGCAGGAACGCGATCAGCGGCGAGTAGAAGGCGCTGAGCCGCGTGGAGATCATGGACTGGTCGAACACTCGCTTCACCGCCACCCGGAAGCGCGCCAGCTGCCGCTCCTCCTGCGCGAACGCCTTCACCACGCGCACGCCCGACACGTTCTCCTCGGCCTCCGCCGTGAGTTCCGCGATGCGCTGCTGAACCTCCTGCGACGCGGGCCGGTTCTTGCGCCCGTACACGAATGCCACCCAGATCACGAACGGCGTGGGCGCGAGCGTGACGGCCGCCAGCCCGGGGTTCACGCCCACCATCACCCCGGCGGCGATCAGGATCGTGAGAGCGGACTGCGCCATGAAGATGAGCCCGTAGCCGAGGAAGAAGCGGACGGACTGGAGATCGACGGTGGAGCGCGACATGAGCTGGCCGGTCTGCTGCTCGTCGAAGAAGCCGAGCTCGAGCTCCTGGAGATGCCCATAGACGCGGTTGCGCAGGTCGAACTCCACACCGAGCGACACCCGGCCCGCCACCAGGCGTCGCGCCGCGCTCAGCGCGAAGCGAAGCCCGGCCGCCGCCAGGATCGCCGCGGCGAGCGGCCACAGGTCCACGCGGCCGTTGCGGATCTCGTCGACGGTGCGACCGACGAGATAGGGGATGAGCACCCCGGTGCCCATCGCGAGGGCCGCCAGGAGAAAGGACCAGAAGACGCCGACCCGGTAGGGCCGGAGGAATCCGAGCAGTCTCCTGAAAGTCGCCACGTCGTATTACTTTACTTAATGAAGTCTTGACGGTCGGCCGCTGCGCGAGCTACTTCCCGCCCTCCGCAGGGTTCTATCCAGCAACCAAAGCGGGCGCCATGGGATGGCGCGGAGAGGAGCTCCATGGATGGAACGCGCTGCGCGCGGCTGTTACTGAGTGTGGCATTCGCGCTCGCGCTCCTCGCCGGCACGGCACACGCGCGCCCCGCGGGGCTCCGCGTGGGCGTCGCGGATCAGAACGCGAGCACCTTCGCGAAGCCGCTCTACCGCCGGCTCGGCGGCCGGATCTCGCGCCTCATGGTTCCGCTGAACGCCGCCCAGGACCCCTACCGGCGCGCCTGGGTGGAGCGCTGGCTTGCGGCGGCGAAGGCCGACGGCGTGGAGCCGCTCGTGGCGTTCAGCCGCTTCTACGGCACGCCGTACAAGCTGCCGTCCGTGGCTCAGTACCGGCGGGCCTTCCGGGCGTTCCGTCAGGCGTTCCCGCAGGTGACCGAGTTCATCCCGTGGAACGAGGAGAACCATCAGGCGCAGCCCACGTTCAGCCACCCGGCGCGGGCGGCCGCGTACTACGAGGTGATGAGGAACAACTGCCCGCGCTGCAAGATCGTCGCGGCCGATGTGCTGGATACCCATGGCGCGGCGGCATGGCTGACGAAGTTCCTTCGCGCCCTCCACGGGCCGCGCCCGCGACTCTGGGGTCTCCACAACTACATCGACGCGAACCATCACCGCCTCACCGGGACCGAGCGCGTGCTCGCCACGGTGCGCGGCACCATCTGGCTCACCGAGACCGGCGGCCTCGTGAAGACCGCCGCGCTGCCCTACGGCGAGAAGCGCGCCGCCGGCGCGATCCGCTTTCTGTTCGGCATCGTGCGCAGGTGGCCCACCCGCATCGGGCGCGTGTACGTCTACAACTGGCGGGGCGTGGTGAACGCGCGGCTCGCCCGCAAGCACCCGCTCTACTGGGACTCGGGCCTCACCGAGCCGAACGGCAGGCCGCGCCCCGGCTACTACGCGCTGCGCTACGAGCTCAAGCGGATGCGGCTCGGTTGCTGGAGCCCGAATGCGGCGTTCAGTACGGCGGCGTGGCTCGCCGGCTGCAACTAGCCAGGGGCGCCGGGCGGCGTGCACGCACGCCTCACCAGCAGGGCCACGGCCATGGCCGCAAGCACGACCCCGGCGACCGCGAGCACGACGATCCACCACGCACTCCAGCTGTGGTGGCTCGCCGGCATTCCGCCGCCGCCCGCCAGCCGCTCCTCAGCCCGCTGCCAGTCCGCGCGGCTCATGTGCCGCCACCTGCCGTCAGCCATCCAGCTCAAGCCTGCGCCGCCCATCATCGCCGCCGCCCCCATGGAGTAGCCGCCGCCCATCATGCCGTTGCCGCCGGCCGGGGCACAGCCCGCGAAACGGGCGCCCATCAGCTGGTGCATGCGCGTCTCGCCGGCGTCTCCGAGCATCGATTGCATGCGCTCGTTCATCGTCTGATGCAGGGCGGTGGATCCGAGCGCCCGGCCCATCGCGTACTCGCCGATGTGGTCGAGGTCGGTTCTGGACAGGTCCGAGCAGGTCTTCGATCCCGACCGCAGCTGCGCCACCAGCGCGCCGCCGGCGGCCTGTTCGGTGCGGGGTGCGGCGGACGCGGCGCTCGGGGGAATCACCGCGAGGACGAGGCAGAAGAGAGCGATGCGCAACCGCATGGGTTGATCGTCGTCCTCGCGGGGACGACGCACCACCGCGCCGCGCCGCACTCCTCGTACGGCCAAGTACGGACGGTTCTAAAGAATTACTCACCCCGCCACGGCGCACAGCTACTTCCCGGCCGCGGCGTGTTTATCCCGACGACCAGCAGACGTGCAAGGCGGAAGGATCGCCATCAGGGCGACACAGCGAGTGGGGCAGAGGCTAGGGATGGCAATGGCGATGGCGCTGACATGCGGCGCCACGCTGATCGCCGCGCCGGCCGCGAACCCCGCCCCGCCGCGCCAGGCTCCGCTGCTCGTCGGCGTGGGCGATCAGAGCCCAGCCACCTTCACGAAGCCGCTCTACCGCCGGCTCGGCCTGCAGATCTCCCGGCTCGTCGTGCCCTGGAACGCAGCGCTGCATGCGGACCGTCGCGCCTGGGTCCGCCACTGGCTGGCCGCCGCCCGCGCCGCCGGCAAAGAGCCGCTCGTGTCCTTCGGCCGCTTCTCGGGCCAGTCGATGCGCCCCCCGAGCGTGTCGGCCTACCGCCGCGCGTTCCTGGCCTTCAGGCAGGCGTTCCCCGGGGTCCGCGAGTACACGCCATGGAACGAGGCCAACCACCAGTCACAGCCCACCTTCAGGCGCCCCGCCCGGGCGGCCGCCTACTACGAGGTGATGCGTGCGGGCTGTCCCACCTGCCAGATCGTGGCCGCCGATGTGCTCGACATCCACAGCGCCGAGCGCTGGCTCCGCCAGTTCATCCACGCTCTCCACGGCCCGGTGCCGCAGCTCTGGGGCCTTCACAACTACATCGACGTGAACCGCCATCACCCGGTGGCCCACGGCGGCACCGCTCGCATGCTGGGCGTGGTGCCCGGCCAGGTGTGGCTGACGGAGACGGGTGGCCTCGTGAAGACGGCGGCGCTCCCCTACAACGAGAAGCGCGCCGCTCGCGCCACGCGCTACCTCTTCACGATCGCCGGCGCGTGGCGAGCCAGAATCTCCCGCGTGTACATGTACAACTGGCGCGGCGTGCTCACCGCCCGGCAGGCGCGCCGCCAACCGAAGGCGTGGGACTCCGGGATGACCGAACCCAATGGCAAGCCGCGGCCGGCCTACTTCGCGCTTCGCTCGGAGCTGCAGCGGCTGCACCTGGGCTGCTGGGATCGCAGACCGAGCGTTCGCAGGGCTCGCTGGCGGGCGGGTTGCAGGTGAGAGCAATCGTGCTGACCCTGGCGCTCGGCGCCGCCATTGCGATGCCTGCGCAGGCAAGCGCGTCGCTCACGGTCGGCATCGGCGACCAGAACGTGCCGACGTTCCAGCAGCCGCTCTACCGGCAGCTCGGCGCGCCGATTGCGCGCGTGATGGTGCCTTGGAACGCGGCGCTCCACCCGCGCTACAGGGCGTTCGTCACGGACTGGCTGGCGGCGGTGCACGCCGCGGGGGCGAGGCCGTTCGTGACCTTCGGACGCTGGAGCGGGCAGTCGATGCGCGCTCCCTCGGTGCCGTCCTACCGGCGGGCCTTCGCCGCGTTCCGGCGCGCCTATCCACAGGTGCGCGAGTACGCCACCTGGAACGAGGCGAACAACCAGGCGCAGCCCACCTGGCGCCGGCCGGGGCTCGTGGCCCGCTACTACAACGTGATGCGGGCGCGCTGCCGCGGCTGCCGGATCGTGGCCGCGGACGTGCTCGACACGCTGAGCGCCCCGAAGTGGCTCCTGCGCTTCATGCGGGGCGTCCGCGGACCGCGGCCGCGGCTGTGGGGCCTCCACAACTACATCGACGTGAACCGCCACCACTCGATCGCCTACGGCGGCACCGCCCGGGTTCTGAAGACCGTTCCGGGGCAGGTCTGGCTCACCGAGACCGGCGGCCTCGCGCAGACCGCCGCGCTGCGCTTCAACCTCGGGCGCGCGGCGGGCGCGATGCACTACCTCTTCCGGATCGCGGACGCGTATCCCCGCATCACGCGCATCTACGTCTACAACTGGCGAGGTGTGGTGACGGCGCGAACCGCGAAGCACCACCGCAAGTGGTGGGACTCCGGCATCACCGATCCGAACGGCAAGCCCAGGCCCTCGTACTTCGCGCTCAGGCAGGAGCTGAAGCGGCACCGCCTGGGCTGCTGGGCCGCCCACAGGGGAAAGCGGCCGCTGTCGCAGGCCGGCTGCCGGCGCTAGCGAAGCGGCGATAGCTCCGGGTGGACTCGAACCACCGACCTCACCATTATGAGTGGTGCGCTCTAACCGGCTGAGCTACGGAGCCCTGCGTGTAGAAGAGTATCGGCGGTGAACGACCGCCCTCTGCTCCTCTCGGTGCCCAACGTTAGCGAGGGCAGCGACGCCGCGACCATCGACGCGATCGGCCGCGCGTTCGCGCCCGCGCGGCTGCTCGACCTGCACACGGACCCCGATCACGGCCGCAGCGTGTACAGCCTCGCGGCGCCGCAGGGCGAGCTTGCGGAGGCGCTCGTCTCGGGCGCGCGCGCGGCGGTGGCGCGCATCGACCTGCGCCGCCACCGGGGGGCGCATCCACACGTTGGCGCGATCGACGTGGCGCCCGTGGTGTACCTCGATGAGAGCGTGCGCGGCGCCGCCTGCGCCGAGGCTCTCACCGCCGCCGCGCTGATCGGGAACGAGCTCGAGCTGCCCGTGTTCCTGTACGGCGACCTCGCCACGACGGACGCCAGCCGCGAGCGCGCGGCCATCCGAAGGGGCGGCCCGGCAACGCTCGCGGAGCGAATGCGTGCCGGCGAGCTCCGGCCCGACCACGGCCCGCCGCTGCCGCACGAGAGCGCGGGAGCGGTGCTCGTCACGGCGCGGCCGCCGCTGATCGCGTTCAACGTCGACCTGGCGACGGAGGACGTGGAGCTGGCGCGGCGGATCGCCGCGCGCCTGCGCGAGTCGGGCGGGGGCCTGCCGGGCGTGCGCGCCATTGGGCTCGACCTGCCCGCGCGCGGCCGCGCGCAGGTCTCGTTCAACGTGCACGACCACGCGCAGGCGCCGCTGCGCGTGCTGGTGGACGAGGTGCGGCGCGACGCGCCGGTCGCCGAGGCGGAGCTCGTGGGCCTGGCGCCCGCCGCGGCGTTCGAGGACTTCC
Proteins encoded in this window:
- a CDS encoding glycosyl hydrolase: MDGTRCARLLLSVAFALALLAGTAHARPAGLRVGVADQNASTFAKPLYRRLGGRISRLMVPLNAAQDPYRRAWVERWLAAAKADGVEPLVAFSRFYGTPYKLPSVAQYRRAFRAFRQAFPQVTEFIPWNEENHQAQPTFSHPARAAAYYEVMRNNCPRCKIVAADVLDTHGAAAWLTKFLRALHGPRPRLWGLHNYIDANHHRLTGTERVLATVRGTIWLTETGGLVKTAALPYGEKRAAGAIRFLFGIVRRWPTRIGRVYVYNWRGVVNARLARKHPLYWDSGLTEPNGRPRPGYYALRYELKRMRLGCWSPNAAFSTAAWLAGCN
- a CDS encoding ABC transporter ATP-binding protein, which produces MATFRRLLGFLRPYRVGVFWSFLLAALAMGTGVLIPYLVGRTVDEIRNGRVDLWPLAAAILAAAGLRFALSAARRLVAGRVSLGVEFDLRNRVYGHLQELELGFFDEQQTGQLMSRSTVDLQSVRFFLGYGLIFMAQSALTILIAAGVMVGVNPGLAAVTLAPTPFVIWVAFVYGRKNRPASQEVQQRIAELTAEAEENVSGVRVVKAFAQEERQLARFRVAVKRVFDQSMISTRLSAFYSPLIAFLPNLGLAALLFVGGREAIHGTITVGEFVAFYGYVMMLTGPMRMLGIALGMAQRAVASGARVFEILDREPRVVAPPDAPPLPSGRGRVELRDVSFGYEGGRQVLSDIDLTVEAGRTVALVGPTGSGKSTLVMLIPRLYDVSEGAVVVDGADVRDVEPGSLRREVAFVSDDPFLFSASVRDNIAYARPDASDEEVRDAARRAGAEEFISELPEEWDTRIGERGYTLSGGQRQRIAIARALLKDPRILILDDATSSVDATTESRITRALNELTRGRTTFIIAHRLSTIALADEIVVLENGRIAAQGTHDELLETSDLYREIAEKGLPDQVFLNRKPLEQAEEVGL